One region of Camelina sativa cultivar DH55 chromosome 6, Cs, whole genome shotgun sequence genomic DNA includes:
- the LOC104793264 gene encoding inositol transporter 1 isoform X2 has product MTLTIQTAPGSSGYLDMFPERRMSYFGNSYILGLTVTAGIGGLLFGYDTGVISGALLYIKDDFQVVKQSSFLQETIVSMAIVGAMIGAAAGGWINDYYGRKKATMFADVVFAAGAIVMAAAPDPYVLISGRLLVGLGVGVASVTAPVYIAEASPSEVRGGLVSTNVLMITGGQFLSYLVNSAFTQVPGTWRWMLGVSGFPAVIQFGLMLFMPESPRWLFMKNRKAEAIQVLTKMYDISRLEDEIDHLSAAEEEEKQRNRTVGYLDVFRSKELRLAFIAGAGLQAFQQFTGINTVMYYSPTIVQMAGFHSNQLALFLSLIVAAMNAAGTVVGIYFIDHCGRKKLALSSLFGVIISLVILSVSFFKQPDAPNDGGLYGWLAVLGLALYIAFFAPGMGPVPWTVNSEIYPQQYRGICGGMSATVNWISNLIVAQTFLSIAEAAGTGTTFLILADLERKSLWKCQRLGQ; this is encoded by the exons ATGACATTAACGATCCAAACCGCACCTGGGAGCTCCGGGTACTTGGATATGTTCCCTGAGAGAAGAATGTCATATTTTGGGAATTCTTATATTCTGGGGTTGACTGTAACTGCTGGAATCGGTGGCCTTCTCTTTGGTTATGACACAG GTGTAATTTCCGGTGCCCTTTTGTACATTAAGGATGATTTCCAAGTTGTAAAGCAGAGCAGTTTCTTACAG GAAACTATTGTAAGTATGGCTATAGTTGGTGCAATGATTGGTGCTGCGGCAGGAGGTTGGATCAATGACTACTATGGTCGTAAAAAGGCGACTATGTTTGCTGATGTTGTCTTTGCAGCTGGAGCAATCGTTATGGCTGCTGCTCCTGATCCGTATGTTTTGATATCGGGTCGTCTCTTGGTTGGTTTGGGAGTTGGTGTTGCTTCTGTGACTGCGCCAGTTTATATAGCGGAAGCATCTCCATCAGAAGTGAGAGGTGGACTTGTGAGCACCAATGTATTGATGATCACCGGTGGACAGTTTCTTTCGTACCTCGTTAATTCTGCTTTCACACAG GTTCCAGGAACATGGAGATGGATGCTTGGTGTTTCAGGCTTTCCCGCTGTTATTCAGTTTGGTCTCATGCTTTTCATGCCAGAATCCCCTCGGTGGCTTTTCATGAAGAATCGTAAAGCGGAAGCCATCCAAGTGCTCACTAAAATGTATGACATCTCGCGGTTAGAAGACGAGATTGATCATCTTTCAGCagctgaagaggaagaaaaacaaaggaacCGCACTGTTGGTTACTTGGATGTTTTCAGATCCAAAGAATTGAGACTTGCATTTATTGCCGGAGCAGGGCTTCAG GCGTTTCAGCAGTTCACTGGCATCAATACTGTAATGTACTACAGCCCTACAATAGTCCAAATGGCTGGATTTCACTCAAACCAGCTTGCTTTGTTCCTCTCACTTATTGTTGCTGCTATGAACGCTGCTGGAACAGTCGTAGGGATTTACTTCATCGATCATTGTGGAAGGAAAAAGCTTGCTCTCTCAAGTTTATTCGGCGTCATTATATCTCTCGTAATCCTCTCTGTCTCGTTCTTCAAACAACCTGATGCACCAAACGATGGAGGGCTTTACGGTTGGCTCGCTGTACTTGGCTTAGCTCTATACATTGCTTTCTTTGCACCGGGAATGGGACCGGTACCATGGACAGTGAACTCAGAGATATACCCACAACAATACAGAGGCATATGTGGAGGCATGTCAGCTACAGTTAACTGGATCAGCAATTTGATAGTGGCACAAACATTCTTGTCAATCGCGGAAGCTGCTGGAACAGGAACGACGTTCTTGATTTTAGCGG ATTTGGAAAGAAAGAGCTTATGGAAATGTCAGCGGTTGGGGCAGTAG
- the LOC104793265 gene encoding probable glutathione peroxidase 3, mitochondrial, translating to MPKSSRWVNHRTPSKTKKLILFLFLAFVFYLYRYPSSSSSTVEQSSSSIYNISVKDIEGKDVILSKFTGKVLLIVNVASKCGLTHGNYKELNILYAKYKSQGLEILAFPCNQFGSQEPGSNIQIKETVCNIFKAEFPIFDKIEVNGKNTSPLYNFLKEQKGGLFGDSIKWNFAKFLVDKQGNVVDRYAPTTSPLEIEKDIVKLLESA from the exons ATGCCTAAATCAAGCAGATGGGTCAATCATCGAACTCCCTCTAAGACTAAAAAGTTgattctcttcttgtttctagCCTTTGTCTTCTACCTCTACAgatacccttcttcttcttcatccactgTTGAACAATCGTCCAGTTCCATCTACAACATTTCCGTTAAG GACATCGAAGGTAAAGATGTGATTTTGAGCAAGTTCACAGGAAAAGTGCTTCTTATCGTCAATGTAGCCTCTAAGTG TGGTCTAACACATGGAAACTACAAAGAGTTGAACATTTTGTATGCCAAGTACAAATCTCAAG GGCTTGAGATCTTAGCATTTCCTTGCAACCAATTTGGCAGCCAAGAGCCAGGTAGCAACATACAGATCAAGGAAACAGTTTGCAATATATTCAAAGCAGAATTCCCAATCTTTGACAAG ATTGAAGTCAATGGAAAGAACACTTCTCCCCTTTACAATTtcttaaaagaacaaaaaggagGATTGTTTGGTGATTCAATCAAGTGGAATTTCGCAAAGTTTCTGGTAGACAAACAAGGAAATGTTGTGGACCGATATGCTCCAACTACATCACCTCTTGAAATTGAG AAGGACATAGTGAAGCTATTGGAATCTGCTTGA
- the LOC104793264 gene encoding inositol transporter 1 isoform X1 produces MTLTIQTAPGSSGYLDMFPERRMSYFGNSYILGLTVTAGIGGLLFGYDTGVISGALLYIKDDFQVVKQSSFLQETIVSMAIVGAMIGAAAGGWINDYYGRKKATMFADVVFAAGAIVMAAAPDPYVLISGRLLVGLGVGVASVTAPVYIAEASPSEVRGGLVSTNVLMITGGQFLSYLVNSAFTQVPGTWRWMLGVSGFPAVIQFGLMLFMPESPRWLFMKNRKAEAIQVLTKMYDISRLEDEIDHLSAAEEEEKQRNRTVGYLDVFRSKELRLAFIAGAGLQAFQQFTGINTVMYYSPTIVQMAGFHSNQLALFLSLIVAAMNAAGTVVGIYFIDHCGRKKLALSSLFGVIISLVILSVSFFKQPDAPNDGGLYGWLAVLGLALYIAFFAPGMGPVPWTVNSEIYPQQYRGICGGMSATVNWISNLIVAQTFLSIAEAAGTGTTFLILAGIAVLAVFFVIVFVPETQGLTFSEVEQIWKERAYGNVSGWGSSSDSNSMEEEVLLEQGSSS; encoded by the exons ATGACATTAACGATCCAAACCGCACCTGGGAGCTCCGGGTACTTGGATATGTTCCCTGAGAGAAGAATGTCATATTTTGGGAATTCTTATATTCTGGGGTTGACTGTAACTGCTGGAATCGGTGGCCTTCTCTTTGGTTATGACACAG GTGTAATTTCCGGTGCCCTTTTGTACATTAAGGATGATTTCCAAGTTGTAAAGCAGAGCAGTTTCTTACAG GAAACTATTGTAAGTATGGCTATAGTTGGTGCAATGATTGGTGCTGCGGCAGGAGGTTGGATCAATGACTACTATGGTCGTAAAAAGGCGACTATGTTTGCTGATGTTGTCTTTGCAGCTGGAGCAATCGTTATGGCTGCTGCTCCTGATCCGTATGTTTTGATATCGGGTCGTCTCTTGGTTGGTTTGGGAGTTGGTGTTGCTTCTGTGACTGCGCCAGTTTATATAGCGGAAGCATCTCCATCAGAAGTGAGAGGTGGACTTGTGAGCACCAATGTATTGATGATCACCGGTGGACAGTTTCTTTCGTACCTCGTTAATTCTGCTTTCACACAG GTTCCAGGAACATGGAGATGGATGCTTGGTGTTTCAGGCTTTCCCGCTGTTATTCAGTTTGGTCTCATGCTTTTCATGCCAGAATCCCCTCGGTGGCTTTTCATGAAGAATCGTAAAGCGGAAGCCATCCAAGTGCTCACTAAAATGTATGACATCTCGCGGTTAGAAGACGAGATTGATCATCTTTCAGCagctgaagaggaagaaaaacaaaggaacCGCACTGTTGGTTACTTGGATGTTTTCAGATCCAAAGAATTGAGACTTGCATTTATTGCCGGAGCAGGGCTTCAG GCGTTTCAGCAGTTCACTGGCATCAATACTGTAATGTACTACAGCCCTACAATAGTCCAAATGGCTGGATTTCACTCAAACCAGCTTGCTTTGTTCCTCTCACTTATTGTTGCTGCTATGAACGCTGCTGGAACAGTCGTAGGGATTTACTTCATCGATCATTGTGGAAGGAAAAAGCTTGCTCTCTCAAGTTTATTCGGCGTCATTATATCTCTCGTAATCCTCTCTGTCTCGTTCTTCAAACAACCTGATGCACCAAACGATGGAGGGCTTTACGGTTGGCTCGCTGTACTTGGCTTAGCTCTATACATTGCTTTCTTTGCACCGGGAATGGGACCGGTACCATGGACAGTGAACTCAGAGATATACCCACAACAATACAGAGGCATATGTGGAGGCATGTCAGCTACAGTTAACTGGATCAGCAATTTGATAGTGGCACAAACATTCTTGTCAATCGCGGAAGCTGCTGGAACAGGAACGACGTTCTTGATTTTAGCGGGTATTGCTGTTCTTGCGGTTTTCTTTGTGATTGTGTTTGTCCCTGAGACTCAAGGGCTAACGTTTTCGGAAGTTGAGCAGATTTGGAAAGAAAGAGCTTATGGAAATGTCAGCGGTTGGGGCAGTAGTAGTGATAGCAACAGCATGGAGGAGGAGGTGTTACTCGAGCAGGGATCTTCTTCTTGA
- the LOC104793266 gene encoding uncharacterized protein LOC104793266 — protein MCDSDLPLSRCSSYEADADSDSEISTTSSFSSCSYSGSDEEEEFDNGFGVSQSKKQTKKLEKKKSNVLLEGYVLDSAVNDDLKRTKSLTDDDLEELKGCVDLGFGFNYEEIPELCNTLPALELCYSMSQKFIDQDHHHHHHHSSSSSSSPEKKSPVLDSPVSPIASWKISSPGDNPDDVKARLKFWAQAVACTVRLCT, from the exons aTGTGCGACTCAGATCTTCCTCTCTCTCGTTGTTCTTCCTACGAAGCTGACGCTGATTCCGACAGCGAGATCTCTACTACATCCAGTTTCAGTTCTTGTTCTTACAGTggatctgatgaagaagaagagttcgACAATGGCTTTGGTGTTTCACAGTCCAAGAAGCAGACGAAGaaactggagaagaagaagagcaatgTCTTGTTAGAAGGCTACGTTTTAGATTCGGCGGTCAACGATGATTTGAAGAGAACCAAGAGTTTAACTGACGATGATCTCGAGGAGCTTAAGGGTTGCGTAGATCTTGGATTTGGTTTCAACTACGAGGAGATCCCTGAGCTTTGTAATACTTTACCTGCTCTTGAGCTTTGTTACTCCATGAGTCAGAAGTTCATCgatcaagatcatcatcatcatcatcaccattcttcttcttcttcttcttccccggAGAAGAAATCGCCGGTTCTTGATTCTCCTGTTAGTCCTATTGCTAGCTGGAAGATCTCTAGTCCTG GTGATAATCCTGATGATGTTAAAGCAAGGTTGAAATTTTGGGCACAAGCTGTGGCCTGTACTGTGAGATTATGTACTTGa